The Danio rerio strain Tuebingen ecotype United States chromosome 20, GRCz12tu, whole genome shotgun sequence genome contains the following window.
cacacacacagaaaaacacacacacacacacacctccggctCCCACTTCCGCCCGCACCCGGCAGGTTTTAACCTGAGAAGCCGCTCcattttctgcccgccgcgcctgATCCCGCTagagctatacagtccagacagccaagatgtctgtataaacacacacacacaaacaccaagcagtctctctctttctcattcgcatagcaatatccttGATATTGCTACACAGCcggctcccgtcccaaattaaacccgttactgaCCGCTcctgcgatttattcggaaatttattcccgcgagGCAgaactctaccacggagctccataaacaaagcagcacgcgtcgcgtttttaacgtgactttgcacgcgataagagaatatagccagttaacctgatacagtacacgcggttacaagtaacaaatcacaactaaatacatttgcaagctatagtcaacgaggcaacaactttaaccgcacgtacttacacttgagaaatggaggaagaaacccatactgatgtccatcagtaagttactctttactgatccttcctttaacaaactcagatgaagtattctttgtagcatgtagcttccagaagtttccagtagtttccaattgcttggttataatgctgatgtttcatctttgggtagagactcgatataatatccatctgcagtgtgacttcaatcgaccggcatgtttgtatgcgtgtgtttgtttttgtgtgtgtgtgtgtgtctgggtttctgcgtcagagggcggggcctcaggtttgaaatctcccgggtttgcgcgtgcacgtgaataacttggtttcgttcgtacgtcatggcgaaacacctaatgaatcggtatcaaggtgactcgtttgaagcactatgagtcgactcttttatagatgaatcaaccgttttaaacactgtactcttacagatttaagccttagctggatacttcacttagagctgtgttacacactacatggaggggaattttcaaagacccataatatgggctctttaagagtaaccgtgtcgcattccaggtccatcacaatctgagcaaaaaaaaacaatatggcaaaagacaagacacatataaataagtctcagaataaaatatttaaaaggatagtttactattctgccaccattactccatgtgtttttaaccagtttgaatttctgttgaacactaaagcagatattttgaagaatgttagaaacctgtaactattgacatccatatttgaaccaaatttctttaaaaaatatatacgaGTTTGATGTttaatggaacaaaaaaaaatctaactattttgaaaaaagtggaggatgccaaagatgttATTATGacagttttgggtaaactgtcccttcAACTTATGACATAAAATAACCAATACTGAACCAAGcttacagtttccaggctgtttgaaaaaaacaaacacggccagtaaaattgctaataaacacaaagactAGTTATAGTAAAAAATCtgtgtctaatatttactcagcatTTGATAGACAAATAGCCTAGCCATggttgttttattaattcattcattttcttttcggcttagtccctttattaatctggggtcactaaagcggaatgaaccgccaacttataaagcatttgttttatgcagcagataaccttccagccccaacccatctctgggaaacatccacacacactcattcacactcatacactatggacaatttagcttacccaattcacctgcaatgcatgtctttggactgtgggggaaaccggagcacctggaggaaacccacgtgaacgcagggagaacatgcaaactccacacagaaacgccaactgacccagccgaggctcgaatcagtgacctttttgctgtgaggcgacagcactacctactgtgccactgcgtcgctactcgaagaagaaaaagaggttgtacatgaaactcctcacaacaaatctgtgaacaaattgacatttcaaaatctaatcaaaatgaggaagacatcaacattaccttgaacaATCAAGTGAGGAGttattggtagcatcagtttttcaacatcaattgctgtagctgaaaaacagataaatatagaGTAAagataagagtaaaataagacttaacatttaataatctaaatctatggtacaaccatacaaatctgtatggggttaaaataaatttgtatacaaatcattccctacacctgaacaccaaaaataaaatgtacaattaatgatacactacaataagctcattaaccagtgagaaatagacaattaatatgtattatgttaatattaacgttagcttaaaagacaTCAACTGAATTTTCGTCGAATAATGTAACATAACTAaattaacttggttaattattttaaattacacacactacacacagaaatatacacaaaacaaaactttaacggacagaatttgacttttaaagacttaccgaggatgaattcactgGAGGAAAAGGCGACAGGTGGATTTCAAATTAGGATAGCCGTTGCTTGCCTGGTGAAGGTCGACTCGGCTCGgttcaatgaatcggctccttagaacagtaaagagtcgaatccgcCTAAACCGATTCCTTTTCGTATATTATTGTAAGACACAACAATGAATCATTACTATATCGGTATACTGCTCggccacacacatttatacacatattgctgaatgtgcaagtaaacacgtgtgataaaataattcccgagcaaacggttcaatccgATTCGGTGTCATTTGAGTGCTGAAGTGTTTTGAGAGTTTTTTTCTCTCCCAGAATTCATTTTACACCAACAAGCAAATAGTAATGGCAGATGAGAAAAGCGAGATCATgtcataaatattgcgtttaatatgtcacgaaatgaagttttaacagtttttcatgcgagaatgtagttcttccaaactcaaatctgtggtttgtttatagatatcatgactaattttaagtgtgctttgccgataggggagattctgacctccaggggttgACGGCGCTTCATCACTCATGTATACGGCAAACCTAGTGCTTTAATCGGCTTAGACATTATTGAGACATGCCCCTGTCTTAGATGGgtctataatgaatgtgttataaaataaagttttaacagtttttcatgcgagaatgttgTTGTATTAAACTCAAGCCTGTGCCTTATTTATAAAgataatgcatattttaaaatgttgttttgaaaatgcggagatatgtgacctctaCGGTGGCCAATATGGGCGCCCAATATTtatgaatccgtctaaagcaggttggtcactctgacatttaagctgactttgaaatcattttgtgtgtttaacagtctttagttacgtgaatcaattatttttgtttcaatttacgttttggtttagcacaaagttatgtttatttcatattatttaatatttccatgttaccttataaaatgaagttgcagtgcacccaaaaatggaaaaccaggggacagtgtaatgcactgaacagtctgaagaaactggttacgttatttacttcacaaaataattagtcaaaaataaataaacataataatcataatatatataatgtgtgtgtggagttgtatttagatgcacagtaactgatttttcccaaaattcattgtaaaatctacagtagcatactgttaaccatgttcacagtatagaaaagttgaaaatacattattatactgtgaaaacaacaatatatacagtaacacactgtgcacagcttatacagtaaagaactgttgagaaatgcagtataatactgtgaaaacaatactgtgaaaacaaGCAGTATAATACTGAGAAATCGtctacagcatatatatatatatatatatatatatatatatctatctatatatatatatatatatatatatatatatatatatatatactgatataaactgatataaatactagcgctgtcaaaattagtgcgttaacacatgtgattaattttaaataattaacgcgtaaaaaaaaaaaaaacgcaattaatgcagttgcaggttttttttaacttcctgttgtggtggacgtgtgtttaacatgcaacaaatgtggataagaccaaggaagcactttttgaaggcaagtttcagtataaagcaattagttgcatcacaagttatccagagtttcatgcaatttcgggtgtttaatttttaactttcgacttctgttgtaagttgataccgcatggcgaacagaaagaaaatcctacgcatttcgtgactcggtgttcctttaaggtaataaaatcactgcttaggccacacggtagaattttaataagagtataatctttatcatattaaaatctgaatatcagaaagtctctggtgaagtcgcgagctgtcaaagacagggcattactctgcctttcagcatgagccctccaagtttagcgtgtttcctcataaAACGCAACGAAAGTGTATGCTTTgcattgttgtgtcagaatccttgtgaaatacagtaatactttaggacgcttagtttaagcaaatttgatgaacgtgatcatgcctgttgaatctgaggggagtcgctccagtatggaaggccgtcgGGGCcatctgcagcgcgttgtgtgtgtctgtgtgtgtgtgtgtctgtgtcaggcccattaaggggtgtcaggggtggagtgcgcgacgtatctgaataggggcgtgtgcgcgcgagatgtacctgaaggacggtgggggtgagttgcgcgcgacataggctacctgaagagctaggagggatgcgggggagaggggtgtgcaatgtatttaacgaccggtttgccaTTCATTTTGCGGGCATTTgagagtctctgtgcacttgcgggatactcctagtcttagcaactggatgaatgtaaaggaggattaagctaaattgtttctactctataactaatgttctcaactcacagcaataaaactttcaatgagtgcaacagtttgtattctatagtttattattataagttttcattttccatatctgcaattcctgtattttggcatttttttgcagtccacttagaatccaacatggaaatcaatgttttctttattggcattgattgttttgaaatttaaatgtcattaacatgcctgtgttttaatttctttaataaatatggctgttaagccaggatcttgatggtttattgtgggtatgttgtttacatgaagaaatctgtttttgtcttgcgtatacattaattttacatttgaatagccaaaattacaagtttcagtattttaaatgcgattaatcgcgataatttttttttaaaaggtgcaattaattaatattttttttttaatcgattgacagcactaataaatacacaaaacaggGGGCAGCCTAAAAAACTTACAATTGCAGGGTAGCTGATAAAATTGCAATAGTGATGAATAACTTTGCAACTTAAAATAAGTAACTGATATAAACTATTATTTCATTGCCAAggaaaaaatttttaaaataagaaagacTAAAAAgaacaatacaatttattttctattactaaaacaaaaagaaaaaaaataatagaattaaAAGCTAATTCAAAATGCTGATACAGATTTTATTGGTAATCTTTTACAATAAGTTTGTACTTGTTAATGTATTAACAGGAACAAACAATAAATGCATTAATGCTATGAGTGCTACAGTTGCTACATTTGTTCTTGTTTCATTCATGCCTTAACTAATGATAAGAAGCAtgaattttgattttaataatgcattactaAATATTGAACTATGCTTATTAATTCagtacaagtattgtttattcttaagtaaattaactaaatgaaactttattttaaagtgtgacccttttgataatagctaaaaaaaagtacaataaattATTATCTTGATAATTAAAATATGAAGACTCTACAACTccatatttaacatttaacatatgctttgcataaaaaaaaaaaactgtgaaaaaaacgGAATTCACTGTTGCAAAACAagatatgtaacggaggccagctagtgaagtgctgtgcaggtaaatctcactcctacgacctctaacgccccattcacactggGCTTCAgggtcaacgcttgactgaaggtgtgtctgaagttggggctgaagcgatcgtcatagcagcatcagcaaATGAaatttagtcagcaataggccactgtctagcaggtgtatttgcatacagcgatttgattggctgacacttccatcagtgcttgaaaagttgagctagtcccaacttctgcagcgagcaatacCTTTGAAGCGGCGCCCAGAGGTCCAGATTTCATTCAAAATGAATGGAAAGTGTTGacactgacgccccgtgtgaattggGCGTAAAGGTGCCCGAGCGACAGATGCTAggggctatggtctttagccttcttgttagagcaacagactcccatgcggaaagtcgCCATTTCGATCTCAGCTCAGAGTGGGTTAAGTGGTGTCGGACTGGTGGGTTTAAAATTCATTCTCCACTCACCTGTTCTTTTAGATACAGCTGAAAGCATCTGTCCATCACTCCCTCCAACAGTTCTGCTATAATGTCAGCCACCACCTCCTCATCCTCCTCTTGGCTGATGATGCTAGCCCAGCTGGACGGAGTCAGGCGTCCTGGGGCAATGTCCACCGTCTCAACAGGTTGGACCACAGGGGAAGCATTAACTGCAGCAGAATCAGTGCGGCTTTTATCAGCCCGCGATTTAGCAGCAGAGCGACGCATGGTCTTCTATTCTCCTATACATacgaaatcaaattaaaatacattttcaagtaCTTTTGAAAGAAAAAATTAGGCTACTTCACTACATTCCAAAGCTTTTTATTCCATcacattttattatcatttgcTTAGAAACACAATTCATTTACAGGGCCGTAGtcaggggggttcgggtggttcaaaTGACCCATCCCTCACTAACAAAGGTCCAAAATTTATCCTATGCGCAAGCTCATTTGTCCggttttgactgctatgccataataaagtgtaaaaataacCACCGAAGAAGGCTTTATGGCCAGGCAGAATACTCTTTTGGCTGTTGCTTCTGACTGTGGAAAGTTAAATGTGTTGGCTAGTTTGTGTTTGCCTAATAAACGACAATATGGCTAGTTTTTAATCAGCATCCTTTTTAATGATATATGATGCAGCaaatttgtatttgaaaaataaatattattctcattttttttttttttttttaaatctttaggaaatgattttggtacatcaaaaagtgtggttgatGACCATGCGAAAACCTAATCCATcaaaaaaatagtgcttaaaaaaggatttaaacctcataatttaaTTAGAAAATGAGGCAagtaatattttaagaaaaaagaaccacccctttcaagCTGTCTATGGATCTGATTCATTCATGAACTGGTCCATTTGCATCTGTATTAGATATCttcagcaaaaaaatatatgcaaagatgccgtttttaaattaaaaaaaataataaaataaacaatatgtgTTTTGAAACAAGTGAGGAgagcaaaagtcaatgattcatttgaattatttagcctgacatgattACAGTTCCAAcatatttcaaatgtttctcaaaatcaaatatattgtgttcaaagggaaacaagtttttgtattttttattcagaaatttaaaaagaatatattttagagcagtaatcacaacgcACTggaaccatgatatttttatccgagGTTATCAAACTGAGAATCTTATATCAGCCTGTGCCTAAATGTGTAACAAGAACaacttaaaataaagtattactgAAGAAATGTACAGCACATCCAGTAAGTGTACCCCAGCACTTTACTTTCTtccacattatattatattttcgaACAGGATAAAATTTACTTTGCTCAAAATTTActaaaaatataacataaacataaaatgtgtaaaaaaagaaaaaaagtttaatatagttgaattcagaattattagcccccccctctgttttatttttccccaatttctgtttaacagaggatatttttttcaacacatttctaaacataatagttttaataactcttttctaataatggatttattttatctttgccacaatGACAGTATATAacactttactagatatttttcaagacacttctatacagcttaaagtgacatttaaaggcttaactaggtgtcAGGAAATATGGAGACCCAAGCGCAAGGGAGAAGTTCAATGGATTTATTGAACAGAAATAAATCAACAATTCTGCTTCTCTGGGCAGTAAGAAAACAGTCACTCCAAAATAACACAGGCAGTCAGAAATCGACCCTCCTCTGGTCGTAGTAGGACTGATCAAACTCAAGACCCTCTTGGGTTAGCAGTAGAAAAGTAGAGACAGACCTCAGGGAGCCGAGAAGATGAGACCTCACACGATCGTGGACTGTGGGCAGAGCAGAGGTGAGCCAGAGCACAGATGAACGGATGATAAGTGGTTAGATAAACAACATAGGACTAGACGAGACGGATTGTAAATGCGTAGATATCTTGAACAGAGAGAACCAGTAGCACACGTAGCTCTTTGAACACAGAATCAATTCACTCGCACAGAACAAGGGAGAAGGGGAGACAAAATAGCTACAATAATCAGGGAGAACAGGTGAGAGGAATGGGGACGGGGAAACAAGCAAATTGATAACAGGTGAAACAGCATACAAATGATAATACACAAGAGGGAGACAGAGAAGACACAAAAACCCCGACAGTATTCCCCACTCTCAAGAAGCGCCTCCTGGCGCACCAGAGGAGAAAGACTGGCGAGAGCGAAAGAAGTCCTCGATGAGCGAGCGGTCCAGGATGTCCCGAGACGGTATCCAGCTTCTCTCCTCAGGACCATATCCCTCCCAATTGACCAGAAACTGCTGACCACGAACCCGGCGCCTTACATCAAGCAACTTCCGTAACTTGTAGATAGGAGGACTATCGACAACAATGGGGGAGAAGGGGAGGGAGGGGAACTATAGGAAGAGTGAAAAACGGGTTTGATACAGGATA
Protein-coding sequences here:
- the c20h2orf81 gene encoding uncharacterized protein C2orf81 homolog — protein: MRRSAAKSRADKSRTDSAAVNASPVVQPVETVDIAPGRLTPSSWASIISQEEDEEVVADIIAELLEGVMDRCFQLYLKEQLISYSVWWAQNNLVETVECLLLGRDEGDDREHDPFWQEDTEPQPCSIDSWAEGCVPVLHTSQ